The Phyllopteryx taeniolatus isolate TA_2022b chromosome 13, UOR_Ptae_1.2, whole genome shotgun sequence nucleotide sequence CACTTGTCACGTTTGGTGCTTGCCCGATCCAGCATCctacatacaaaacaaacaaccattcacactcacagtcacacctacgggcaattttagagtctccaattaatgcatgtttttgggatgtgggaggaaaccggagtgcccggagaaaacccacgcaggcacggggagaacatgcaaacaccacacaggcgggaccggggattgaacccgggtcctcagaactgtgaggctgatgctctaaccagtcgtccaccgtgccgccaatacaaaacattaataaataaaataaaacacaaatatcaaGTGGCCGCAAAAAAATCCCAATCAAAATCTGTGGTTTTCAAGCAATAGTGGAAAGAGCAAACCATTTAACGAGGTTTTTAGGAACAgatgtttgtcatcttgttctcGGCCCcgttttatccaactgtggtgtctcagtctgaaGTCTGAACACTCTGGCACACCATGTAAAAAGAGTACATCTAACAGAGAAACAgacgaagaaaaaaatatgacgtCCTGTTTGAATGGGCACTGTTGCTCAGTTTTAAATACAGTCAATaaagaagaaatacaagactgattgTTAAGAATACCACGCCGATCCAATCTAGCTGTCCGTAACAGCCCAGTGATGGTTGTGCCGGCTGTTAAGCTATTTGCGGTGATCGGTCGTGGAGCGAACCAAGCTGATGCTAATGTGAATGCATGGACCAGCTCTTGACGCACTTTCCATATCGTGATCGGCATGCTAGTATCTTATCTTCTTGCTCCATTCAcgggacaaacacaaaaacagtgttTCAACTGACGGGAaaaatttgtaaatatattgtcATACACCAGTGATTCGTAACAGCCTGACTAACCAAAATGCCAGCCACATTGGGGGGAAAGAGGGGGGTGTTCAgaaactcagagcgttgttgTAGTGTGTCCTTTAGTTATTCAGAGCGCCACACTCTGGGAGTGCCCTAGCGTCAGGCAGGACGAGATGTTTACAgtcagaactgacacattcaatatggcggacgcactgATGTATCCATGTCAATGGCCAATACACTCGTTCGTGAATTCATAGAAAAAGGAGCACGCTCTGCCTCTCTGAAGCATTATTAGGATTCACACATAGTGTCCGGGCAGGACACGCTCCGCTGCAACGTGATTGGCTCGTGATTGGGGGCAAcacccccctgatcagaacctgagtggtgttctgttattggacttctgtgctcatcacggattgtccataacgaacaccatgttcaagaatAAGGGTGTCCTcgtgtgcacttggcaccaggacaccctaggttgcagttcgatgatcgagtTTGTGGTCGTGCCATCAGACTTGCGGcggcatgtcttggacactcaggtaaagagaggggcTGAGCTATCAACTGAtcgccacctggtggtgagttggctccgatggtggggaagatgcctggcaggcccaaatgtattgtgagggtctgctgggaacctgTGGCataatcccctgtcagaaggaatttcaactcccacctctgacagaacttggCTCctgttccaggggaggcgggggacattgagtccgagtggaccatgttctgcgcctccattggtgacgtggccgaccggagttgtggccgGAAGGTTGTCGGTGCCTCTCATGGCggtaatccccaaacccgttggtggacaccaacggtgagggatgtcgtcaagctgaaaaaggagGCCTATCAGGCcgttttggcctgtgggactcctgaggcagcaaatgggtaccagctggccaagcggaatgtagctttggtggtcgctgaagcaaaaacctggacgtgggaggagttcggtgaggccatggtgAAAGACTTCCGggcagcttcgaggaaattctggtccaccatctggcgtctcaggagggggaagcagtgcaccatcaacactgtgtatagtggggatggggcgctgctgacctcgactcgggacactgtgagtcggtgggaagacctcctcaacgccttcccatgaggaagcagagtctggggtctccgaggctggctctcctatctctggggttgaggtcaccgaggtggttaaaatgcTCTTCGGTGGCAAGGCTCCGGAGGTGAATGAGATTCGCACGGAGTTCCTaaaagctctggatgttgtcgggctgtcctggttgacatgcctctgcaacatcgcgtggatatGGGGGactgtgcctctggattggcaaactggggtggtggtccccctttttaagaagggggtctggggggatcacactcctcagcctccctgttaaggtctattcaggggtgctggagaggaaggtgCGTCGGGAAGTccaatctcagatccaggaggagcagtgtggttttcatcctggccgtggaacagtggaccagctctacacccttggcagggtcctcgagggtggccgaaggcagggaccttggcaatccgatacccggctacagaagctacctctctggcagggaaggagcccgagctggtatgtgaggtcgagaagttccgactagatatagtcggactcgcctccacacacagcttggactctggtaccagtcctctcgagagtggttggactctcttccactctggagtggcccacggtgagaggcgccgagcaggtgtgggtatacttattgccccccgtcTTGGCGCCACCAAaccaccaaacagcagttcagagtaccgactcttttttgagtccttggagggagtgctggaaagcgctcccgctggggactccatcgttctgctgggggacttcaatgctcacgtaggcaatgacagtgagacctggaagggcgtgattgggaggaacggcccccacgatcagaacccgagcagtgttctgttattggactgctgtgctcatcacggattgtccataacaaacaccatgttcaagcataagggtgtccatacgtgcacttggcacaaggacacccgaggtcgcagttcgatgaacAACTTTGTGGtagtgtcatcggacttgcggccgcatgtcttggacactcaggtgaagagaggggcggagctgtcaactgatcaccaactggtggtgagttggctccgatggtgggggaagatgccggtccgacgtggcaggcccaaacgtattgtgaggttctgctgggaacgtctggcagaatcccctgtcagaaggagtttcaactcccgcctccgacagaactttgctcatgttcagGGTGAgacgggggacatcgagtccgagtggaccatgttccgcacctccattgctgaggcggccgaccggagctgtggccgtaaggtggtcggtgcctgtcgtggcggcaattcccgaacccgttggtggacaccaacggtgagggatgccgtcaagctgaagaaggagtcatatcgggcttttttggctggtgggactcctgaggcagctgatgggtaccggctggccaagcggaatgcagctttgttggtcgctgaagcaaaaactcgggtatgggaggagttcggtgaggccatggagaaagacttccggtcAGCAGTGCCACATCcgcactatacacagtgttgatggtgcactgcttccccctcctggaTCGGATTTTCCTCTAAGCCGCTCGGAaattgttctccatggcctcaccgaaatCCTTCCACGTCCGAGATTTttctcagcaaccaccaaagctgcattgcgcttggccagccggtacccatcagctgtctcaggagGAGAcagcttcttcagcttgacggcatccctcaccgctggtgtccaccaactggttcggggattgccggcACGACAGGGACAGACTatcttacagccacagctccggtcggccgcctcagcaatggagatgcggaacatgatccactcggactcaatgtccacCACCTCCcctgagacgtgggtgaagttctgccgcaggtgggagttgaaactccttctgacaggggattctgccagacgttcccagcagaccctcacaaaggtttgggcctgccaggtcggactggcatcttcgcCCACCATCGGATCCAACtcatcaccaggtggtgatcagttgatagctccacccctctcttcaaaGGAgtatccaagacatgcggccgcaagtccgatgacgcgaccacaaagtcgatcatcgaactgcgacctagggacacccttatgcttgaacatagtgttcgttatggacaatccgtggtgagcacagaagtccaataacagaacaccactcggatTTCCTAAAACTCACATTTTACCACACAAGCATTCTATTCCATGCTCCGTCCCAACACTTCTAATCAGCAGCGCCCGGATGGCATCTAAGAGCCCaagtgatcacaacaacagcttGCTAAGAGTagggagtaagagtgaatgttgcttgcttaaagggGTTTATTGACAcgccagttgaagttcactgtaaaactacatttacaaaaaaaaaaaacattgaatgttcaaatacatcatcgactttgtttttttttcttcgtttttgttcacaaaatcgctagctcaaagctaagacaatgaatgaaaaaaaccaCGAGCAAACAAAAATTAGCATAAAACTTGCAgcacttatatctctcaaaataatgaatattggtacgcaaatgctgtataaacacatacaaacaggcaatataacaatactcccaggcatatattcttcacactctgtgaaaaacgagttatattaacaatattccATTGTGACTTCTACTATCTTTGTCACTGCAACTGTGTATCTTATTGCATCCACCAAAATGCCTCTCAGaggccaagacgtgcacagcaggaataGCGATCCcaacaatacacacacagagacagctGAGCACCTCGAGCCTCCGAATTTATTATCTGCCACAACATCGTTAATAAAACTAAACTgcagttgcatcaagaagttctCGTTTATTGCCGCACATGTGGCGAAAGAAAATAATGTTCCCACCATGTACTGACAGCAAAAGGTAACTTAATTGAACTTTATTACTTTGCACTTCAAAAGTATAATTTCTCTGTATAATTTATTAAgtttatgtttcattttttttcccaatttatattttgtttcaaatgtagaatatgctcaTGGTTTAGTTAaacagtggttatgttgcaatttaaatatatatattgttattaGTTTTACTGTAATAATTTTTCAGGGTTTtctaatataattttaattgattttatcCAATTGgagtacattcttattttactgtattaaaCCAGTGGGAATAATTAATGGGCCAGTTTTTGTCATACCTActtttgctgattattgttctctgtttgattaatatcacttgatcatcCCTTTCCTAACATTCCACACTACAAAATTAGTAAagaatgtatgattattgctgatatcagTATCAGCcaaaatactgtgtgtgtgtgagagagtgagtGTGTATTAAACTTTTTACCAATCTGATCGGTCTGATTGGTACCTGCCgataattagtattttatggTGATCGGcttaaatgtcataatttgaCGATCGatatcggctccgcaaaagacgtTCACTCCGCAtcaccatcgtgcacagtatatttgaatccaaaagctggtttatttttagccttgtcgtgtgtctttcgacatagtactgtaaatatctgacaaccaataaagttatttaaaaaaaacatatcggctgtgtgggacagacaacacgtctgagacggACAAtatgtaatgcgtggatcagactacaagacaaatttggtctttcacgattagactatgtcagactactgcactATTGTGTAAagcttttacgatcactgggctttatcttgtcaactcaaacgcgaccggatacactcgttaccatggcgatgacatCGCGACgcatgtattttaaaaacaaaatgggggggggggggggggggcggaaatgtgtgctggtagtcaccggtgctcaggagattATGTTCATTTAAGGTTTGGTTGAGGTATGTttccgtacttttaatatgatactgctcgcaagcaggcaacaaaacgttatgtcgCCGAGCAAGCTAGTGCTGGCACTAGCAGTtgtgtaatttaattaaaataaagtaattcaactacagtaaattagctcccattatttctgtcatgttgcaatgttgatttgacctgactgattacaatacatgacctgactaaagcagtgatttccaaccttgatGTAGCggtggcacatattttacaattggaaaatctcacggcacaccaaaaaaaaaaaataaatatatataatattatatatatatatatatatatatatatatatatatatatatatatatatatatatatataattgtattaAAGTATTTGTCTTGTGACATTTTCTTACCttttacaaaatattgtttGATCTTACTAgcatcaagtatttttttttctttcctctgcCTCACTCGGTCACATTTCTCATACACGTGCTCTCTATCTAAATACATTACACATTCAACTTGATATTTTGAAGACagatttatttaatattaacaCACAGAGAACTTATGCTGTTAATATATGGTGGCTAGTAGTACATCTCAggcataaaatatttaaaatattaaaaaatacattataaatatataaaaatatatttattataaataaaatattttaaaatataatttttaattcattatttacgACAGAATAAATGGCAcgtttgaatatacagtataaatatgaGTGGCTGGCACAGtcagttttaaaaagtcaatttctcATCACAAGCACTCGCATACACTCATATATTCACAGCATCAGGTGAACATGCCTTTATCATTCAGTgacaacttccatccatccatccattttctgagccgccctctcctcactagggtcgcgggcgtgcctgagcctatctcagctatcatcggacaggatgcggggtacaccctgaactggttgccagccaatagcacagcacatataaacaaaccaattgcactcacattcacacctatgggcaatttagagtcttcaatcaatctaccatgcatgtttttgggatgtgggaggaaaccggagtccccggagaaaacccacgcaggcacggggagaacatgcaaactcctcacaggcagggccggggattgaaccccggtcctcagaactaggaggcagacgctctaaccagtcgtccaccgtgccacctcagTGACAACTTTTCGAACAAAAGTTATTACAAACCATGCATTTTTAATCCAACCCTTCTTCAGTCTTTCAGCTCTTTCAACAGATTTAGGTCCAACAGCTTTCATTAAATTGAATAGTCTGGTCTGTGTTCTTGTTTCGGCCATTCTCCAGTGTTTCGCGGTAGAAAGGTTTTTGTCAATAGATGTTTTAATTTGTGCTCCACCACAGCATTGGATGGTGTGCAAAACAGTTTACCGCCACTCTTGTGTATAACATCGGAAAACTATTGTGCACAGTCTTGAGAcgaatttttgtttgttgggagATGAGACGTTCAGGTCACATATACCTTCAACTTGGCAGTGCATGTGTTACGTTTGGGCGGGGAATTGCTATGATTGGTGGAACTTGCGGAAAGCTCTGATGATTTGTCCAATTCGCAGAAAAGTTGCAGTGATTGGATGTTATTGCAAGCTTGTACATCATTCACGGGGACTGGTTGCATTTGTGTAAATTGGTGCCATTGCGACAAGTGTTGAAATAAGTGATGAACAAGATAAGTGTTGATGTAAATAAGATAGAATTGTTCAATGTGAATCTTGAATATGGACATTTTCTGCTAAAGTAATGCAGCAGCATGGAAAGCTTGAAATCATTTTGATGGTTTTTGTACTGATTAATCGTACCTAACTGACCGACATTCTTTGTATAATAGTAACTCTGGTAAATGCCTTGTTTTCTCCTCCAGATGTGACTATCAGTGCACCAGATGAACAGTCCATCATGACATATGTATCACAGTTCCTTGAGCACTTCCCTGGGATAGAGGAGGTAATAAATCCCTTAACGTGCATGTATGTTATGTTTCTTTCATCATATTGTGTTCAAAACTAATCTGATGATGAGTGCtatactgattttttttaattttgacttccTTAGCAAAAAGAGAGTTATCCACTCATCGAAAGGAGTATCTCTGTGGGACGACTCAACTTCTGTGACCATGACACCCACCATTTGGGAAATAGTGTTCATAGCAGTAGAGTGAGAGAGAGGTGCATCATGTTCCAGATGGACTGTGCACAACCTCCACCCCAaatcttattttcttttgtgtcaGAGAACAGGGCGTCCGTTCCACCATCGATTCAACCAGCAATATCTCACACATGGTCTAGTGAAGACTTCTTACTTCATTCCACCTGCATGGAAGACAATTTAAGTAGTGCAGAAGAAAATGCTGAGGAACCTACAGAAGAAGTCTTAACCAACTTAACCAGTAACTCTCTACAATTAACACACAGTCACTCTTTCTTTGACTCTATGTTGCCTGAGTTAGTGAAAACTGAGTCTGTCATGGGCGATTCTGCTATCAGCTCTCCAGATTCCTGGGTGGAGAGCGAGGATGGAGTAGTTCCAGAGAAATGTTGTGAGAGTCAACGTGACAATTCATTGTGTGATTGTACAACACCTTGTGATATGTACTGTGCAACCCATGTGGAAATTACTTGTGCTGATGGAGGATCTGTCCCGATTACATGTGAAGTGCCAGATGACCAGTCAATTACTGAGACATATATTGATGAaggtattttttcactaaactCCATGGATGATATACAGGTGAACgtccaaaaagaagaagaaaaagaagaaggggAGTTGGATTACAAGGGAGTTGGAGAAAAGAAAGAGGTAGATTTCAAGAACCAAACCGAAGACATTTTACCAAAACCGCTGAAAAAACTTACATTGGAAAATGCACATGAGAACAAAGATTTTAAGTTTCGACAGACAAATGCAAATTATCCTCTTAAAGATGAAGCACCCTCACAGGAAGAACCTCCAGTTAGAAGACGGTCATCATTAGGAGCTCAAGAAGGTGATGATACTAACCAATTCCATGCGTATCCAAAAACTGAAAAGCAACTCTGTTCTAAGCAAGAATTTTCAGAGGTGTTAAGTGTTCCATCAACTTCTCATGAAGAACAGGAATGTTTGAAGCGAGCTATGGACCCTGTGAGGAATTCACAGgtgaatgaaaaatgtattcattctcAAGCTGTCAATGGAGTTGAATTGGAAAATCAATGTTACAAAACAGATTGTCAACATAAACAAATGAGTGCAAATTCTATTGGGAAAGATGAAGTATCCCTTGACGTTGACCCCCTTAttgtccactgtgacacagatAAATTTGCCTCATGTGGCGATGACAATCAATTGGAAAGTGATAATACTAACCAAGCCCAATGCTTTATCAAAACTGAATTGCAACCATATTCTCACAAACAACATTGGCAGCAGGACAGTGTTACACCAAGATCTTATAAGCAAGATTTCTTGAAGCAAGCTGATTCACAAGTTAATGAAGGACAGTTTGATTGTCAGAAAAGTCTTAGGGGGGTAAATATTGACACTGTGTTTCAATTGGAAGAGGAATGGGAGAAAACAGTGTGTTCATTGCAGGACAGAAGAAAGGAGTCAGGAGAAAACATTTTACCTGTTGAGGTGGTTGCAGAAATACAAAAGGAAGCGATTGGTTACCCAGATCTTcaagcaaaactgaacacagAGAACCAATATGGAGATTCAAAAATAAGTTCAAACCAGAACGCAGAAAGTTATCCTGTGAATACAGAGGACATGTCTCCAACTACAGAAACAGCTGGACACCATGATGATCCACAAAAGAACACTTTTGATTCGGATAACCCTCAGCCCCTAGGAAAGAATAGTGACTTATGTTATGAACCACTTGGTTCATCCGcgaaaatgaatgatttttcCACAGACTTCAGCCATGCTAGTGACTTTATCGAGCCGATGGATTTGTTTTACCCATACAAAAGGGAAGCTCTGTTTCCAGAGCCACTTGATAATAAAATGCAGAGCCGGCCATCTGTTTTGAGTGTCACAGCCCTTGAGCCAGCTCCGGCTTGCGAGACTGTACCTGAAGATCAACCACTTTATCTGATGGATGAAGACTTTGTGAAGTTGCTAAAGGAAGACACGGTATGTAAAACTCCCAACTATTATGAAATTTCCATGATGTCATGTGATTAATCGAGCCATAAGAATAGGAGGATATGCATTCTCAGTTAACTGATAATTGAACCTCAAAATTGAATATTTTCCCATTGGGGAAAGGTTATATTATTAAAGGTTatcttatgtttttaaaaaaaaattatttaattttttttatttattgaggcctgttcggctgttaggtcaagcagaatgaaaGATCTGTATTCCCTTTATgcctgtgtcacagtggagtttttaagcttctgctgtggtttcttagttttataattgaagtttattgagaatcagagtcgaacagaaccaagtttctagaagggagagagaaacgaaaacaaaagacaaagcactaattgtaaacaggatgagaaaagtaagtcattacattatctacaacaatgaaaatttaaatatcagTGTTGCATAGGgttgtagtgctacaccctgtgagggaaggacaggacaagatagaacaggacaagggcaggagaagaagcatgcaggacaagggtcgtgaacccggctgtacaactgaagtgtggtgggattgactatgtaaattataaaagtccataggacgagagtgtgagtgaggggatacacaagcaattcgcatattcgtgagttatttgtcacaataagtgcatggccccacacccagtgaaagagtcccaggggtgtgtgcctgcggacatatgcaagtgaattgataccgttttacatgcacaaagactgacagaagtgtcctgtaattggtgtgcccgcaccgcggaggctgaggaccccacccaatcaatcgaggggcgggatcggtggacgggacacgtcccacactggtccgccagccccaccgaggtgccctggcaactggccacccggtgggggccgcagggaccaaAGTCGTGCATATACTGCTCTAATATATTggggcattgtggctgattgctatttttgagatttgagcgctctattaggggatttagcgtaaggttaaaatcacctcccataataattgtagaattgactgacaagtttaacaagtgtgaaaagagcgtgtgaaaaaaggctggatcatccTTATTTGAAGTGTATACATTGACTATTgtgtaaagcttgttaaatattgtagcctgtataattatatatcgaCCTcctggatctgctactgtactatttattgtaaaaagtagtcttttatggactagtattgagattcctctttgtctacagttataaaaggccgagataacctgagtgaaattagagtcaatgaggcatttttcttctgactgaGTAAGGTGCGTTTTTTGTAATAGGAGGagttctgttttaaatttagtggtataatccatgcggcacggtggacgactggttagagcgtctgcctcacagttctgaggtccgggcggggttcaatccccgaccccacctgtgtggagtttgcttgttctccccgtgcctgcgtgggttttctccaggcactcccacatcccaaaaacatgcatggtaggttaattgacaactctaaattgcccataggtgtgaatgtgggtgcatatggttgtttgtttatatgtgccctgcgattggctggcaaccagttcaggctgtaccccgcctcctgcccgatgatagctgggattggctccagcacgcccgcgatccttgtgaggataagcaatggatggatggtataatccataatcttaattctcttttcaTGCGATCGAACggcattgacattccatgacacaaaagttaagtgtaacatataatgggtgcatgtatcataattttaaatagatttggtactatgcattctttgttgtggttttttGACAAGTTTTCGGAagatttttttggtattgtgttgataaatgttattgagagagggtgatagagatgctGATGGttcagtccggatggttctattcctctttggcccagagcacacgacgtccacaatttcccaaaacaatttgaaatttggactcgtcggaccacagaacacttttccactttgcatcagtccatcttagatgagctctggcccagagaagccggcggcgtttctgggtgttggtgataaatggcttttgctttgcatagtagagtttcaagttgcacttacggatgtagcgccgaactgtatttactgacattggttttctgaagtgtgcctgagcccatgtggtga carries:
- the LOC133487608 gene encoding interaptin-like isoform X2, with the translated sequence MAGHGWEDWFEREEFIGQISDMRVQNLQVQREVVQKRTFTRWMNLHLEKCNPPIEVQDLFQDIQDGRILMALLEELSGCKLLHGFKKSSHRIFRLNNIAKVLSFLEERNVKLVSIDAVDVVDGNSSIILGLIWNIILFFQIKELTGNIRSQFSSTSSLSSMPTSSNLSNCNMSMAGRQMVTTTTREHSNAFRKLLQWVQKQTRKYGVPIQDFGKSWTSGLAFLAVIKSIDPSLVDMRKALLRNARENLEDAFRIAHYSLGIPRLLEPEDVTISAPDEQSIMTYVSQFLEHFPGIEEQKESYPLIERSISVGRLNFCDHDTHHLGNSVHSSRVRERCIMFQMDCAQPPPQILFSFVSENRASVPPSIQPAISHTWSSEDFLLHSTCMEDNLSSAEENAEEPTEEVLTNLTSNSLQLTHSHSFFDSMLPELVKTESVMGDSAISSPDSWVESEDGVVPEKCCESQRDNSLCDCTTPCDMYCATHVEITCADGGSVPITCEVPDDQSITETYIDEGIFSLNSMDDIQVNVQKEEEKEEGELDYKGVGEKKEVDFKNQTEDILPKPLKKLTLENAHENKDFKFRQTNANYPLKDEAPSQEEPPVRRRSSLGAQEGDDTNQFHAYPKTEKQLCSKQEFSEVLSVPSTSHEEQECLKRAMDPVRNSQVNEKCIHSQAVNGVELENQCYKTDCQHKQMSANSIGKDEVSLDVDPLIVHCDTDKFASCGDDNQLESDNTNQAQCFIKTELQPYSHKQHWQQDSVTPRSYKQDFLKQADSQVNEGQFDCQKSLRGVNIDTVFQLEEEWEKTVCSLQDRRKESGENILPVEVVAEIQKEAIGYPDLQAKLNTENQYGDSKISSNQNAESYPVNTEDMSPTTETAGHHDDPQKNTFDSDNPQPLGKNSDLCYEPLGSSAKMNDFSTDFSHASDFIEPMDLFYPYKREALFPEPLDNKMQSRPSVLSVTALEPAPACETVPEDQPLYLMDEDFVKLLKEDTVKTAIKYKTLRTSEQKEQCQLPLAQIRGLIGCVFPPDCSDLSEAQQDSQGSSCESTMRLGTKIPCQNEIMIPPVLRQRNRVQFSHAMDNQTTMTAFSRKNRNGDSEFCWSESWEPYLLFVLWLVLYCLWLLPQMDLKTLPSLLFNINH
- the LOC133487608 gene encoding interaptin-like isoform X5, producing MAGHGWEDWFEREEFIGQISDMRVQNLQVQREVVQKRTFTRWMNLHLEKCNPPIEVQDLFQDIQDGRILMALLEELSGCKLLHGFKKSSHRIFRLNNIAKVLSFLEERNVKLVSIDAVDVVDGNSSIILGLIWNIILFFQIKELTGNIRSQFSSTSSLSSMPTSSNLSNCNMSMAGRQMVTTTTREHSNAFRKLLQWVQKQTRKYGVPIQDFGKSWTSGLAFLAVIKSIDPSLVDMRKALLRNARENLEDAFRIAHYSLGIPRLLEPEDVTISAPDEQSIMTYVSQFLEHFPGIEEQKESYPLIERSISVGRLNFCDHDTHHLGNSVHSSRVRERCIMFQMDCAQPPPQILFSFVSENRASVPPSIQPAISHTWSSEDFLLHSTCMEDNLSSAEENAEEPTEEVLTNLTSNSLQLTHSHSFFDSMLPELVKTESVMGDSAISSPDSWVESEDGVVPEKCCESQRDNSLCDCTTPCDMYCATHVEITCADGGSVPITCEVPDDQSITETYIDEGIFSLNSMDDIQVNVQKEEEKEEGELDYKGVGEKKEVDFKNQTEDILPKPLKKLTLENAHENKDFKFRQTNANYPLKDEAPSQEEPPVRRRSSLGAQEGDDTNQFHAYPKTEKQLCSKQEFSEVLSVPSTSHEEQECLKRAMDPVRNSQVNEKCIHSQAVNGVELENQCYKTDCQHKQMSANSIGKDEVSLDVDPLIVHCDTDKFASCGDDNQLESDNTNQAQCFIKTELQPYSHKQHWQQDSVTPRSYKQDFLKQADSQVNEGQFDCQKSLRGVNIDTVFQLEEEWEKTVCSLQDRRKESGENILPVEVVAEIQKEAIGYPDLQAKLNTENQYGDSKISSNQNAESYPVNTEDMSPTTETAGHHDDPQKNTFDSDNPQPLGKNSDLCYEPLGSSAKMNDFSTDFSHASDFIEPMDLFYPYKREALFPEPLDNKMQSRPSVLSVTALEPAPACETVPEDQPLYLMDEDFVKLLKEDTAAITEGRRMASRRVTTSSW
- the LOC133487608 gene encoding interaptin-like isoform X4, which encodes MAGHGWEDWFEREEFIGQISDMRVQNLQVQREVVQKRTFTRWMNLHLEKCNPPIEVQDLFQDIQDGRILMALLEELSGCKLLHGFKKSSHRIFRLNNIAKVLSFLEERNVKLVSIDAVDVVDGNSSIILGLIWNIILFFQIKELTGNIRSQFSSTSSLSSMPTSSNLSNCNMSMAGRQMVTTTTREHSNAFRKLLQWVQKQTRKYGVPIQDFGKSWTSGLAFLAVIKSIDPSLVDMRKALLRNARENLEDAFRIAHYSLGIPRLLEPEDVTISAPDEQSIMTYVSQFLEHFPGIEEQKESYPLIERSISVGRLNFCDHDTHHLGNSVHSSRVRERCIMFQMDCAQPPPQILFSFVSENRASVPPSIQPAISHTWSSEDFLLHSTCMEDNLSSAEENAEEPTEEVLTNLTSNSLQLTHSHSFFDSMLPELVKTESVMGDSAISSPDSWVESEDGVVPEKCCESQRDNSLCDCTTPCDMYCATHVEITCADGGSVPITCEVPDDQSITETYIDEGIFSLNSMDDIQVNVQKEEEKEEGELDYKGVGEKKEVDFKNQTEDILPKPLKKLTLENAHENKDFKFRQTNANYPLKDEAPSQEEPPVRRRSSLGAQEGDDTNQFHAYPKTEKQLCSKQEFSEVLSVPSTSHEEQECLKRAMDPVRNSQVNEKCIHSQAVNGVELENQCYKTDCQHKQMSANSIGKDEVSLDVDPLIVHCDTDKFASCGDDNQLESDNTNQAQCFIKTELQPYSHKQHWQQDSVTPRSYKQDFLKQADSQVNEGQFDCQKSLRGVNIDTVFQLEEEWEKTVCSLQDRRKESGENILPVEVVAEIQKEAIGYPDLQAKLNTENQYGDSKISSNQNAESYPVNTEDMSPTTETAGHHDDPQKNTFDSDNPQPLGKNSDLCYEPLGSSAKMNDFSTDFSHASDFIEPMDLFYPYKREALFPEPLDNKMQSRPSVLSVTALEPAPACETVPEDQPLYLMDEDFVKLLKEDTVKTAIKYKTLRTSEQKEQCQLPLAQIRGLIGCVFPPDCSDLSEAQQDSQGSSCESTMSWSESWEPYLLFVLWLVLYCLWLLPQMDLKTLPSLLFNINH